ATGAATCCGAAACACGTGAAAAAGCTTATAGAGCTCGATCCGACATTGCTCCAGCATCCGGGTATTGTCGAACTTGTTACCCGGTACAAACGAAGCAAAAAAACGAAGTAAACGAACGATAATCAGGAGCTCAGGTTCCTTAAATGCGTAATATATGTGCTGTAATGTAGCACCATATATTACGCATTTTTCGTTTTAAGATATTGATATGTACTGTTTTATGGAGCATGAAATTTTATTTCTGATAAAAACCTTTATTTGAGACTCTTTAACCGGAATGTGTTAATTTTGCGCCGGTTTAAATAAAGATGGGCAGTTCCCTATTCCGGAAAACCAGTGAAGTATAGTTGTTTGGTTTCCAAACAATCAAGACGATAAAAAAACGTTCAAATGAATTTTAATCTGACACAAATTCCCGATCGGACAAAGAAACCTCGTACCCATGGTTTAACTATGGTGATGGATAAAGGGCTAAGTTTGGAAGAAGCCAAGAATTTTTTATCGGTAGCGTCTCCTCACGTTGATATCCTGAAACTGGGTTTCGGAACGTCGTTCGTTACTCCTAACCTGCGCCAGAAAATAGAATTATATCAAGCCGCCAACATACCTGTCTATTTCGGTGGTACCTTATTTGAAGCATTCCTGATCCGCAACCAGTTTGACGATTTCGTTAATGTGATCAAGGATTATGGTATCAAACATATTGAAGTTTCCGACGGCTCTATTACCATCCCGCACGCGGAGAAATGCGGCTACATTGAGAAGCTGTCCAAAATAGCACTCGTATTAAGCGAAGTAGGGTCCAAAGATGCAGAACACATCATTCCTCCCTACAAATGGATCGAACTGATGAACGCAGAATTGAATGCTGGCGCCACCTATGTAATTGCAGAAGCACGTGAAAGCGGTAACGTAGGTATCTATCGCGGTACCGGTGAAGTAAGAGAAGGGCTGGTGCAGGAGATCCTGACCAAGATCCCATCTGAAAAAATTATCTGGGAAGCTCCGCAGAAAGCACAGCAGTTATATTTCCTGGAACTGATCGGTTGTAAT
The DNA window shown above is from Chitinophaga agri and carries:
- a CDS encoding phosphosulfolactate synthase, with protein sequence MNFNLTQIPDRTKKPRTHGLTMVMDKGLSLEEAKNFLSVASPHVDILKLGFGTSFVTPNLRQKIELYQAANIPVYFGGTLFEAFLIRNQFDDFVNVIKDYGIKHIEVSDGSITIPHAEKCGYIEKLSKIALVLSEVGSKDAEHIIPPYKWIELMNAELNAGATYVIAEARESGNVGIYRGTGEVREGLVQEILTKIPSEKIIWEAPQKAQQLYFLELIGCNVNLGNLAPHEVISLEAMRVGLRGDTFHLFLDQA